In a genomic window of Callithrix jacchus isolate 240 chromosome 22, calJac240_pri, whole genome shotgun sequence:
- the ATP8B3 gene encoding phospholipid-transporting ATPase IK isoform X4, whose amino-acid sequence MDTGPAQAPRSTGAGPEPGPGDTGDSDVTQEDSGPAGICGAPPAWAALARENSKMRTGTQLKEKVVLCWRRKKHKTNVIRTAKYNFFSFLPLTLYEQFHHVSNLYFLLIIILQSIPDISTLPWFSLFAPMICLLFIRATRDLVDDIGRHKSDRAINNRPCQILMGKSFTWKKWKDLCVGDVVCLHKDSIVPADMLLLASTEPSSLCYVETVDIDGETNLKFRQALTVTHQELTTVRKMASFQGTVTCEAPNSRLHHFVGCLEWNDKKYSLDIGNLLLRGCKIRNTDTCYGLVIYAGFDTKIMKNCGKIHLKRTKLDLMMNKLVVVIFISVVLVSLVLAFSSGFWARDFRDRHHYVTALHRSSVAADAFLVFWGFLILLSVSIPMAMFIISEFLYLGNSIFINWDVKMYHEAQDVPARARSTSLNDLLGQVEYIFSDKTGTLTQNVLTFNQCCIDGRVYGPDSEARGPKENPYLWNEFSDGKLLFHNAALLRLVRSDRDEAVREFWRLLAICHTVTVRDSCTPPTGQLLYQAASPDEEVLVTAARNFGYVFLSRTQDTITVMELGEQRVYRVLAMMDFNSTRKRMSVLVRKPEGTICLYTKGADTVIFERLHSRGATEFATEVALAAFAQETLRTLCLAYREVPEDIYEEWQPRHQEASLLLHNRAQALQQVYSEMEQNLKLLGATAIEDRLQDGVPDTIKCLRKSNIKIWVLTGDKQETAVNIGFACELLSENTVILEEKEITRVLESSWGSSNFLTKKSLPRVNLALVINGDFLNVNVDKEWQEPGPSRTDFLHGQRLSVMFRSFGIPLAPPPSQDSRVRCSSEELQERTFVDLASHCQAVICCRVTPKQKALIVALVKKYHQVVTLAIGDGANDVNMIKTADVGVGLAGQEGMQAVQNCDFVLGQFRFLQRLLLVHGRWSYMRISKFLRYFFYKTMASMMVQVWFAFYNGFTAQPLYEGWFLALYNLLYSTPPVLYIGLFEQDVSAEQSLGKPELYMVGQKDELFNYWVFFQAVAHGMAASLVNFFMTLWTSWDTAGPASFSDYQSFAVVVALSCLLSVTMEVILIIKYWSAVCVLSILLSLGFYAVMTTATQCLWLFRMSPKTFPFLYADLSVLSSPSVLLLVLLTVSSNTLPVLGLRIIFQALKKARAEEEKVEEGPREDIFTVEPVPHLYRESHARRSSYAFSHHEGYADLITHGTILRTGPGVSNDIASDSPVPCDGEASLSPKESHWHLRKERSPLLSRSQLSSSESRPQPLASQSLLSGQLTLESQAESSEEESVFLRPLTPFRRSWQKEPHPPREGMAPLSDDTQESQVETLPPSPGESSVSQRPM is encoded by the exons AGCATTCCTGACATCTCCACACTGCCCTGGTTTTCACTCTTCGCTCCCATGATCTGCCTCCTCTTCATCCGTGCCACCCGGGACCTGGTGGATGACATT GGGAGACACAAGAGTGACAGAGCCATCAACAACAGGCCCTGCCAGATTCTGATGGGGAAGAG CTTCACGTGGAAGAAATGGAAGGACCTGTGCGTGGGGGATGTGGTCTGTCTCCACAAGGACAGCATCGTCCCG GCCGATATGCTCTTGTTGGCCAGCACGGAGCCCAGCAGCCTCTGCTATGTGGAGACAGTGGACATTGACGG gGAGACCAACTTGAAGTTCAGACAGGCCCTGACGGTCACTCACCAGGAACTGACCACCGTGAGGAAGATGGCGTCCTTTCAAG GCACAGTGACATGTGAGGCGCCCAACAGCCGGCTGCACCACTTCGTGGGGTGCCTGGAATGGAATGACAAGAAATATTCCCTGGACATTGGTAACCTCCTCCTCCGAGGCTGCAAGATTCGCAACACAGACACCTGTTACGGGCTGGTGATTTATGCTG GTTTTGACACAAAAATCATGAAGAACTGTGGCAAGATCCATTTGAAGAGAACCAAGCTAGATCTCATGATGAACAAGCTGGTGGTCGTG ATCTTCATCTCCGTGGTCCTCGTCTCCCTGGTATTGGCCTTCAGCTCGGGTTTCTGGGCCAGAGACTTCAGAGACAGACACCACTACGTCACCGCCCTGCACAGGAGCAGCGTGGCCGCAGACGCCTTCCTCGTGTTCTGGGGCTTCCTCATCCTGCTCAGTGTCTCCATCCCGATGGCCATGTTCATCAT ATCTGAGTTCCTCTACCTGGGGAACAGCATCTTCATCAACTGGGACGTGAAGATGTACCATGAGGCGCAGGACGTGCCGGCCAGGGCCCGAAGCACCAGCCTCAACGACCTCCTGGGCCAAGTGGAATATATCTTCTCAGACAAGACGGGGACGCTCACTCAGAACGTCCTGACCTTCAACCAGTGCTGCATCGACGGCCGCGTCTACG GGCCGGATTCGGAGGCCAGGGGACCTAAG GAGAACCCCTACCTGTGGAATGAGTTTTCGGATGGGAAGCTGCTCTTCCACAATGCGGCCCTGCTGCGGCTGGTGCGGAGCGACCGGGACGAGGCGGTGCGGGAGTTCTGGCGCCTGCTGGCCATCTGCCACACGGTGACGGTTCGGGACAGCTGCA CCCCCCCCACAGGCCAGCTGTTGTACCAGGCGGCCTCCCCGGATGAGGAGGTGCTGGTCACCGCGGCCCGGAACTTCGGCTACGTCTTCCTGTCCCGCACCCAGGACACCATCACTGTCATGGAGCTGGGGGAGCAGCGGGTGTACCGGGTCCTGGCCATGATGGACTTCAACAGCACGCGGAAACGGATGTCCGTGCTGG TCCGAAAGCCAGAGGGCACCATCTGCCTCTACACCAAGGGCGCTGACACGGTCATCTTCGAGCGTCTGCACAGCAGAGGGGCGACGGAATTCGCCACAGAGGTGGCCTTGGCT GCCTTTGCCCAGGAGACCCTGCGGacgctgtgcctggcctacagggAGGTACCTGAGGACATTTACGAGGAGTGGCAGCCACGCCACCAGGAGGCCAGCCTCCTGCTGCATAACCGGGCACAGGCCCTGCAGCAGGTGTACAGTGAAATGGAACAGAACCTCAAG CTCCTGGGAGCCACAGCGATCGAGGACAGACTCCAGGACGGCGTCCCTGACACCATCAAGTGTCTCAGGAAGAGCAACATCAAAATATGGGTGCTCACCGGGGACAAGCAGG AGACGGCTGTGAACATCGGCTTCGCCTGCGAGCTGCTGTCAGAGAACACGGTCATTCTGGAGGAGAAGGAGATCAC CCGCGTCCTCGAGTCCTCCTGGGGCAGCAGCAACTTTCTCACCAAGAAGTCCCTGCCCCGGGTCAACCTGGCCTTGGTCATCAACGGAGACTTCCTG AACGTGAACGTGGACAAGGAGTGGCAGGAGCCTGGCCCGTCCAGGACGGACTTCCTCCACGGCCAGCGCCTGTCCGTGATGTTCCGGAGCTTCGGGATCCCGCTGGCCCCGCCGCCGTCCCAGGACTCCAGAGTCCGCTGCAGCTCCGAGGAGCTGCAGGAGCGCACCTTTGTGGACCTGGCTTCCCACTGCCAGGCGGTCATCTGCTGCCGCGTGACGCCCAAGCAGAAGGCCCTGATCGTGGCGCTGGTGAAGAAGTACCACCAGGTGGTAACCCTGGCCATCGGGGATGGCGCCAACGACGTCAACATGATCAAGA CTGCAGACGTGGGCGTGGGGCTGGCGGGCCAGGAGGGCATGCAGGCGGTTCAGAACTGCGACTTCGTGCTGGGCCAGTTCCGCTTCCTGCAGCGCCTCCTGCTGGTGCATGGCCGCTGGTCCTACATGCGCATCTCCAAGTTCCTGCGCTACTTCTTCTACAAGACCATGGCCAGCATGATGGTGCAGGTCTGGTTCGCCTTCTACAACGGCTTCACCGCGCAG CCCCTGTACGAAGGATGGTTCCTGGCCCTCTACAACCTCCTCTACAGCACCCCCCCGGTTCTCTACATTGGGCTCTTCGAGCAG GACGTGAGTGCGGAGCAGAGCCTGGGGAAGCCGGAGCTGTACATGGTGGGGCAGAAGGATGAGCTCTTCAACTACTGGGTCTTCTTCCAAGCTGTCGCCCACGGCATGGCCGCCTCTCTGGTCAACTTCTTCATGACCCTGTGGACCAGCTGGGACACGGCGGGACCTGCCAGCTTCAGCGACTACCAGTCTTTTGCGGTCGTGGTGGCCCTGTCCTGCCTCCTGTCCGTCACCATGGAG GTCATTCTCATCATCAAGTACTGGAGTGCCGTGTGCGTGCTCAGCATCCTCCTCAGCCTGGGTTTCTATGCCGTCATGACGACCGCCACCCAGTGCCTCTGGCTCTTCAGAATGTCCCCCAAGACCTTCCCATTTCTGT ACGCCGACCTCAGCGTGCTGTCCTCCCCGTCCGTCCTGCTGCTGGTCCTGCTGACCGTGTCCTCAAACACCCTGCCTGTCCTGGGCCTCCGAATCATCTTTCAAGCCCTCAAGAAGGCGCGCGCCGAG GAAGAGAAGGTGGAGGAGGGCCCCAGAGAGGACATTTTCACCGTGGAGCCCGTGCCTCATTTATACCGGGAGTCTCACGCCCGGCGTTCCAGCTACGCTTTCTCCCACCATGAGGGATATGCGGACCTCATCACTCATGGCACAATTCTGCGGACCGGACCAGGGGTCAGCAATGACATAGCCTCTGATTCCCCAGTCCCATGTGATGGAGAGGCGTCCTTGAGCCCAAAGGAGTCACACTGGCATCTCAGGAAG GAGAGATCACCGTTGCTCAGCAGAAGCCAGCTGTCATCTTCCGAGAGCCGGCCACAACCTCTGGCGAGCCAGTCATTGCTTTCAGGCCAGCTGACGTTGGAGAGCCAGGCAGAATCCTCGGAGGAGGAGTCGGTGTTTTTGAGGCCCTTGACACCGTTCCGGAGGAGCTGGCAAAAGGAGCCCCACCCCCCTCGGGAGGGGATGGCGCCGCTCTCAGACGACACCCAGGAATCTCAGGTGGAGACGCTGCCACCGAGTCCGGGAGAATCATCCGTGAGCCAGCGGCCTATGTAG
- the ATP8B3 gene encoding phospholipid-transporting ATPase IK isoform X1, with the protein MDTGPAQAPRSTGAGPEPGPGDTGDSDVTQEDSGPAGICGAPPAWAALARENSKMRTGTQLKEKVVLCWRRKKHKTNVIRTAKYNFFSFLPLTLYEQFHHVSNLYFLLIIILQSIPDISTLPWFSLFAPMICLLFIRATRDLVDDIGRHKSDRAINNRPCQILMGKSFTWKKWKDLCVGDVVCLHKDSIVPADMLLLASTEPSSLCYVETVDIDGETNLKFRQALTVTHQELTTVRKMASFQGTVTCEAPNSRLHHFVGCLEWNDKKYSLDIGNLLLRGCKIRNTDTCYGLVIYAGFDTKIMKNCGKIHLKRTKLDLMMNKLVVVIFISVVLVSLVLAFSSGFWARDFRDRHHYVTALHRSSVAADAFLVFWGFLILLSVSIPMAMFIISEFLYLGNSIFINWDVKMYHEAQDVPARARSTSLNDLLGQVEYIFSDKTGTLTQNVLTFNQCCIDGRVYGPDSEARGPKENPYLWNEFSDGKLLFHNAALLRLVRSDRDEAVREFWRLLAICHTVTVRDSCTPPTGQLLYQAASPDEEVLVTAARNFGYVFLSRTQDTITVMELGEQRVYRVLAMMDFNSTRKRMSVLVRKPEGTICLYTKGADTVIFERLHSRGATEFATEVALAAFAQETLRTLCLAYREVPEDIYEEWQPRHQEASLLLHNRAQALQQVYSEMEQNLKLLGATAIEDRLQDGVPDTIKCLRKSNIKIWVLTGDKQETAVNIGFACELLSENTVILEEKEITRVLESSWGSSNFLTKKSLPRVNLALVINGDFLDKLLVSLRREPRALVQNVNVDKEWQEPGPSRTDFLHGQRLSVMFRSFGIPLAPPPSQDSRVRCSSEELQERTFVDLASHCQAVICCRVTPKQKALIVALVKKYHQVVTLAIGDGANDVNMIKTADVGVGLAGQEGMQAVQNCDFVLGQFRFLQRLLLVHGRWSYMRISKFLRYFFYKTMASMMVQVWFAFYNGFTAQPLYEGWFLALYNLLYSTPPVLYIGLFEQDVSAEQSLGKPELYMVGQKDELFNYWVFFQAVAHGMAASLVNFFMTLWTSWDTAGPASFSDYQSFAVVVALSCLLSVTMEVILIIKYWSAVCVLSILLSLGFYAVMTTATQCLWLFRMSPKTFPFLYADLSVLSSPSVLLLVLLTVSSNTLPVLGLRIIFQALKKARAEEEKVEEGPREDIFTVEPVPHLYRESHARRSSYAFSHHEGYADLITHGTILRTGPGVSNDIASDSPVPCDGEASLSPKESHWHLRKERSPLLSRSQLSSSESRPQPLASQSLLSGQLTLESQAESSEEESVFLRPLTPFRRSWQKEPHPPREGMAPLSDDTQESQVETLPPSPGESSVSQRPM; encoded by the exons AGCATTCCTGACATCTCCACACTGCCCTGGTTTTCACTCTTCGCTCCCATGATCTGCCTCCTCTTCATCCGTGCCACCCGGGACCTGGTGGATGACATT GGGAGACACAAGAGTGACAGAGCCATCAACAACAGGCCCTGCCAGATTCTGATGGGGAAGAG CTTCACGTGGAAGAAATGGAAGGACCTGTGCGTGGGGGATGTGGTCTGTCTCCACAAGGACAGCATCGTCCCG GCCGATATGCTCTTGTTGGCCAGCACGGAGCCCAGCAGCCTCTGCTATGTGGAGACAGTGGACATTGACGG gGAGACCAACTTGAAGTTCAGACAGGCCCTGACGGTCACTCACCAGGAACTGACCACCGTGAGGAAGATGGCGTCCTTTCAAG GCACAGTGACATGTGAGGCGCCCAACAGCCGGCTGCACCACTTCGTGGGGTGCCTGGAATGGAATGACAAGAAATATTCCCTGGACATTGGTAACCTCCTCCTCCGAGGCTGCAAGATTCGCAACACAGACACCTGTTACGGGCTGGTGATTTATGCTG GTTTTGACACAAAAATCATGAAGAACTGTGGCAAGATCCATTTGAAGAGAACCAAGCTAGATCTCATGATGAACAAGCTGGTGGTCGTG ATCTTCATCTCCGTGGTCCTCGTCTCCCTGGTATTGGCCTTCAGCTCGGGTTTCTGGGCCAGAGACTTCAGAGACAGACACCACTACGTCACCGCCCTGCACAGGAGCAGCGTGGCCGCAGACGCCTTCCTCGTGTTCTGGGGCTTCCTCATCCTGCTCAGTGTCTCCATCCCGATGGCCATGTTCATCAT ATCTGAGTTCCTCTACCTGGGGAACAGCATCTTCATCAACTGGGACGTGAAGATGTACCATGAGGCGCAGGACGTGCCGGCCAGGGCCCGAAGCACCAGCCTCAACGACCTCCTGGGCCAAGTGGAATATATCTTCTCAGACAAGACGGGGACGCTCACTCAGAACGTCCTGACCTTCAACCAGTGCTGCATCGACGGCCGCGTCTACG GGCCGGATTCGGAGGCCAGGGGACCTAAG GAGAACCCCTACCTGTGGAATGAGTTTTCGGATGGGAAGCTGCTCTTCCACAATGCGGCCCTGCTGCGGCTGGTGCGGAGCGACCGGGACGAGGCGGTGCGGGAGTTCTGGCGCCTGCTGGCCATCTGCCACACGGTGACGGTTCGGGACAGCTGCA CCCCCCCCACAGGCCAGCTGTTGTACCAGGCGGCCTCCCCGGATGAGGAGGTGCTGGTCACCGCGGCCCGGAACTTCGGCTACGTCTTCCTGTCCCGCACCCAGGACACCATCACTGTCATGGAGCTGGGGGAGCAGCGGGTGTACCGGGTCCTGGCCATGATGGACTTCAACAGCACGCGGAAACGGATGTCCGTGCTGG TCCGAAAGCCAGAGGGCACCATCTGCCTCTACACCAAGGGCGCTGACACGGTCATCTTCGAGCGTCTGCACAGCAGAGGGGCGACGGAATTCGCCACAGAGGTGGCCTTGGCT GCCTTTGCCCAGGAGACCCTGCGGacgctgtgcctggcctacagggAGGTACCTGAGGACATTTACGAGGAGTGGCAGCCACGCCACCAGGAGGCCAGCCTCCTGCTGCATAACCGGGCACAGGCCCTGCAGCAGGTGTACAGTGAAATGGAACAGAACCTCAAG CTCCTGGGAGCCACAGCGATCGAGGACAGACTCCAGGACGGCGTCCCTGACACCATCAAGTGTCTCAGGAAGAGCAACATCAAAATATGGGTGCTCACCGGGGACAAGCAGG AGACGGCTGTGAACATCGGCTTCGCCTGCGAGCTGCTGTCAGAGAACACGGTCATTCTGGAGGAGAAGGAGATCAC CCGCGTCCTCGAGTCCTCCTGGGGCAGCAGCAACTTTCTCACCAAGAAGTCCCTGCCCCGGGTCAACCTGGCCTTGGTCATCAACGGAGACTTCCTG GACAAGCTTCTAGTGTCCCTGAGAAGGGAGCCGCGTGCCCTGGTGCAGAACGTGAACGTGGACAAGGAGTGGCAGGAGCCTGGCCCGTCCAGGACGGACTTCCTCCACGGCCAGCGCCTGTCCGTGATGTTCCGGAGCTTCGGGATCCCGCTGGCCCCGCCGCCGTCCCAGGACTCCAGAGTCCGCTGCAGCTCCGAGGAGCTGCAGGAGCGCACCTTTGTGGACCTGGCTTCCCACTGCCAGGCGGTCATCTGCTGCCGCGTGACGCCCAAGCAGAAGGCCCTGATCGTGGCGCTGGTGAAGAAGTACCACCAGGTGGTAACCCTGGCCATCGGGGATGGCGCCAACGACGTCAACATGATCAAGA CTGCAGACGTGGGCGTGGGGCTGGCGGGCCAGGAGGGCATGCAGGCGGTTCAGAACTGCGACTTCGTGCTGGGCCAGTTCCGCTTCCTGCAGCGCCTCCTGCTGGTGCATGGCCGCTGGTCCTACATGCGCATCTCCAAGTTCCTGCGCTACTTCTTCTACAAGACCATGGCCAGCATGATGGTGCAGGTCTGGTTCGCCTTCTACAACGGCTTCACCGCGCAG CCCCTGTACGAAGGATGGTTCCTGGCCCTCTACAACCTCCTCTACAGCACCCCCCCGGTTCTCTACATTGGGCTCTTCGAGCAG GACGTGAGTGCGGAGCAGAGCCTGGGGAAGCCGGAGCTGTACATGGTGGGGCAGAAGGATGAGCTCTTCAACTACTGGGTCTTCTTCCAAGCTGTCGCCCACGGCATGGCCGCCTCTCTGGTCAACTTCTTCATGACCCTGTGGACCAGCTGGGACACGGCGGGACCTGCCAGCTTCAGCGACTACCAGTCTTTTGCGGTCGTGGTGGCCCTGTCCTGCCTCCTGTCCGTCACCATGGAG GTCATTCTCATCATCAAGTACTGGAGTGCCGTGTGCGTGCTCAGCATCCTCCTCAGCCTGGGTTTCTATGCCGTCATGACGACCGCCACCCAGTGCCTCTGGCTCTTCAGAATGTCCCCCAAGACCTTCCCATTTCTGT ACGCCGACCTCAGCGTGCTGTCCTCCCCGTCCGTCCTGCTGCTGGTCCTGCTGACCGTGTCCTCAAACACCCTGCCTGTCCTGGGCCTCCGAATCATCTTTCAAGCCCTCAAGAAGGCGCGCGCCGAG GAAGAGAAGGTGGAGGAGGGCCCCAGAGAGGACATTTTCACCGTGGAGCCCGTGCCTCATTTATACCGGGAGTCTCACGCCCGGCGTTCCAGCTACGCTTTCTCCCACCATGAGGGATATGCGGACCTCATCACTCATGGCACAATTCTGCGGACCGGACCAGGGGTCAGCAATGACATAGCCTCTGATTCCCCAGTCCCATGTGATGGAGAGGCGTCCTTGAGCCCAAAGGAGTCACACTGGCATCTCAGGAAG GAGAGATCACCGTTGCTCAGCAGAAGCCAGCTGTCATCTTCCGAGAGCCGGCCACAACCTCTGGCGAGCCAGTCATTGCTTTCAGGCCAGCTGACGTTGGAGAGCCAGGCAGAATCCTCGGAGGAGGAGTCGGTGTTTTTGAGGCCCTTGACACCGTTCCGGAGGAGCTGGCAAAAGGAGCCCCACCCCCCTCGGGAGGGGATGGCGCCGCTCTCAGACGACACCCAGGAATCTCAGGTGGAGACGCTGCCACCGAGTCCGGGAGAATCATCCGTGAGCCAGCGGCCTATGTAG